The region GCGGAGTATGCGGACCGGGTGGCGGTGCATCTGGTGCACTCGGATTCTGAGATCACCGTGGAGGTGGCGTTGCAGCATGCGGATATGAACAAGGTGGTGGCCAGTGTGCTGGTGGACAAGGAGCAGAAGCTGGCCCGGCAGGTGGGCGCGGCCATTACCCCAGAGGCCGTGCTGCTGTCCCCGGCGGGCGCGGTGCTATATAAAGGCCGCATCAATGACCTTTATCTGGGCCCGACGAAGCGGCAGCGCGCCGCTACGACAAAGGACCTGCGCGATGCGCTGGACGCGGTGCTTTCTGGCAAGCCAGTGGCCACGCCGCAGCCAGAGGCGCAGGGGTGCAAGATCGGTGGTCTGAAGTGAGCGGTGGTGGGAAAGTGACCGCCAGGGGGTGAGGTGGGGCTTGACCCCCAGGGGGCTTTTTTGCCAAGCTGACTGTCGCCCACTATGAAAAGACGTTTATTCATCGGCTCTGCCCTCACTGTCCTGGCTGGTTGCCGCCGTGAGGAGGACATCCTGCCGACGGAGGGCGTGACGGTGGCGGAGCTGGCCACGCGGCTGCATCAAGGGCGGGTAGGCGCGGAACGGGTGCTGGACTACTACCTGGGGCGGATCGCCGCGCTGGATCGTGCCGGGCCGGAGCTGCATGCCATCGTGGAGATGAACCCGGACGTGCGCCGCCCTGGCGGGGCTGGGCCGCTGCGGGGCATCCCCATCCTGATCAAGGACAACATCGAAACCGCCGATGCGATGGAGACGACGGCGGGCTCTCTAGCGCTGCTGGGCGCACCGAAACCAGCCCAGGATGCGACAGTGGTGAAACGTCTGCGCGAGGCCGGGGCGGTCATTTTAGGCAAAACGAATCTCAGCGAGTGGGCGAACATCCGCTCGCCCAGCTCCACCAGCGGCTGGAGCGCGCGCGGCGGTCTCACTTTAAATCCACATAATCTGGAGCATAGCGCCAGTGGATCCAGCAGCGGCTCTGCAGTGGCGGTGGCGGCGGGGCTATGCGCGGCAGCGGTAGGCACGGAGACGAATGGCTCCATCGTCAGCCCTGCCGCAGCGTGCGGCATTGTGGGGTTCAAGCCCACAATGGGATTGATCAGTCGTGCGGGCATCATTCCCATCACACGCTGGCAAGACACCGCCGGGCCGATGACGCAAACGGTACGGGATGCCGCGCTGCTGCTGAATGTGCTGGCTGGCGCGGATGCGCGGGATGCGGCCACGGCTCAGGCGCAGGTGGCGAAGGACTACAGCTTTACCCTGGGGCCGGACGGGCTGAAAGGGCGGCGGTTGGGCATTTTAAGATCTTTGAGCGGATTCAATCGCCAGGTTTGGAGGCTCTTTGAGCGCTCTCTTTTAACCCTGCAAGAAGCGGGGGCGATCCTGGTGGAAGACGTGGAGATTCCGAATCACCGTGAGGCTAGTTCTGCTGCCTGGATAGCGATGTTGACGGAATTTAGGCAGGAACTGAATGCCTATCTCATAGCCCGCGGCGGGGTGGTGAAATCCCTGGCTGAATTGATCGCGTATAACGAAGAGCATCGCACTCAGGAAATGCCGTACTTCAACCAAGAGTTTTTCATCGAAGCTGAAAGCCGAAACACGCCAGAGCATCTGGCGAAAGCCATGGAACTCAGACAATTGGCGACTCGGCTGGCAGGGCCAGAGGGCATTGATAGGGCGCTGAAAAAGGACCGATTGGATGCATTGATTTGCCCAACCAATGATCCTGCAGGGCGCATTGATCTAGGACTGGGTGATGCCAACGTGCGAGTGTTTAGCACCCAGGCCGCCGTGGCTGGTTACCCACACTTAACAGTGCCTATGGGGCTCGCGGAGGGGCTGCCCGTGGGCCTGTCTTTCATCGGTCCCGCCTGGTCAGAGGCGCGGCTGCTGGAGCTGGGGCACGCGTATGAGGTGTCACGGGAGTTTGTGCCCTCCCGGTTGTTTGTTTGATTGCTCTGGCATAGAAGAGGTAGATGCTGTTTGTCTTGTATGCAGGATGAAATGCAGGTCTCACCTGGATCCAAGTTGTCTCATGTTGCTTTTAATCCTTGCGGTTAGTTTTTATTTTCTGGCCTTGGTCGCCGGGACTGCCTCCGCGTATTCCCGTCGCTGGCCTTCGGTTTCCGGGCGCAGGATGAGGTCCTGGGTGGAGGAGGAATATCATGGGGGTCATTCAGAAAGTGGGGCTGTCTGCT is a window of Prosthecobacter dejongeii DNA encoding:
- a CDS encoding thioredoxin domain-containing protein, which encodes MKLLPLLLLCLTFASGLLAAEPVLELQGTDGKMHAPLVAGEKKAVLLVFVSPFCSTTRPFMPEINAIAAEYADRVAVHLVHSDSEITVEVALQHADMNKVVASVLVDKEQKLARQVGAAITPEAVLLSPAGAVLYKGRINDLYLGPTKRQRAATTKDLRDALDAVLSGKPVATPQPEAQGCKIGGLK
- a CDS encoding amidase is translated as MKRRLFIGSALTVLAGCRREEDILPTEGVTVAELATRLHQGRVGAERVLDYYLGRIAALDRAGPELHAIVEMNPDVRRPGGAGPLRGIPILIKDNIETADAMETTAGSLALLGAPKPAQDATVVKRLREAGAVILGKTNLSEWANIRSPSSTSGWSARGGLTLNPHNLEHSASGSSSGSAVAVAAGLCAAAVGTETNGSIVSPAAACGIVGFKPTMGLISRAGIIPITRWQDTAGPMTQTVRDAALLLNVLAGADARDAATAQAQVAKDYSFTLGPDGLKGRRLGILRSLSGFNRQVWRLFERSLLTLQEAGAILVEDVEIPNHREASSAAWIAMLTEFRQELNAYLIARGGVVKSLAELIAYNEEHRTQEMPYFNQEFFIEAESRNTPEHLAKAMELRQLATRLAGPEGIDRALKKDRLDALICPTNDPAGRIDLGLGDANVRVFSTQAAVAGYPHLTVPMGLAEGLPVGLSFIGPAWSEARLLELGHAYEVSREFVPSRLFV